The DNA segment TGTCTCGTTGCGTCGTTGCCTCTCGGTGCAGCGTTTGGATTGTGTTGGCAGCCGTTCTATTGACTAGCGTTTGCACCATTCGTCCAGCAGCATCGGCCCCGGGGATCTCTTTCGTCGCGATGGCAGCCCATTTTCAGATTGGTGGCCGGTGTTGCTTAACATTAGATACTCAAGATTCGGCACTGCCGGACGGGGGTTGGGGCGTGTCAGCGTACGCCAAGGTCCTCGCACGGTCAGCATCATCTACTTTATCATCGGTGCGATCTCTCCTTCTATTGGTTTGGTGGATGATTAAGATTTGTCAACTGTTACGCTCCACTCGGCCGGTTTGTTTGATCGTCTACTTCTGTCCGAAGGTTGTTTTCCTTGTATCTCCAACTCTCTGGAAAATTTCATTCACATTCCCAGGTGTCGCATTCATTCTTCCATCCCGAACGTTCTAGTATAAtgttacatacatacacacagacactcacacatacacacgtacacatactACTAATTCATTCCCTGTCCTAGGTTTGTTGAAGGAATACGACTGTTCAAACCGTTCGCCATCTCCTCACGCCGGTGCTCACGTCGCCTTTGTAACGGGTTCATCCACCGTCTCAGCTTTTGTGACGGGACTTTCAGACGCAGAACTCACACCCGCATCCGCTGTCGAATCTTTACTGCTTCGTCCTTCGCTAGCGCTACGGTACTGACCCTCTCCACTGGCTGGCAGCGCCTCGTTCGTCGTCTCCTCGCTCATCGTCACATCGTCCAGCCCGGTATCGCCATCGTCATAGTCCTTCGTGAACTGATCGAAGAATGCCTCCAGATCCAGATCCATTCCGCTGTCcggttcttcttttttcactattttcgGCTTCGATTCCACGGGCTGCAGCTTGGTCGTGGTAGCATTTGGTTGCAGTTTGTTTGCTTCGCTCTCGCTGTCCTCTGCAAACAGATCGCCGCCTTTCGATCGCTGCGGATCGGGGTTGAGCTGCTCGCTCAGCTTGATGTCCGCCCCGTAGATCGGGCGGAAACCGCCCTGCAGTTCCGGCTGGAAGCTGTTTTGATCGAAATTAGCCGTAGAGGAGGTAGTTACTGGTGCGGACGCTGCTGGACGGTCTGCACTATCGTCGCCAGTGCCGGTGGAGGTGGTATCACCGATGTCGGAACGATCGATCGAGTTGGGACTGTTGTGTGGACGGATTGGAGACAGGTCGGGTTTGTGTACCGCTTgcggctgttgctgttgctgttgaagTTTGAGTGCCTGCGGCGAGGATGTTACGACAGCCCACCCTTCGTACGGATTGGTCACCTTGACCGGATCCAGACTCATGCTCGCCTGGAACGGTGCCTGGAAACTTTGCTCGTAGCGACGCGAAGGGTTACCAAACTCGTCCACATCGTCGATCTTCAGGTAGGACACCTCCGTCTGCGTTTCACCGTACGGCGAGTAGTAGTAATTGCTCGCTGCCGATCCGTAACCTCCAACGGGTTTGCTGTACCGCATATTACTGCCTCCCACTACGCTGGATTCGGTTGGTGTGTACGCGATCGCAATCGGCGTGCTGTCCGTCTGGAAACGTTGCAGTTTGCTGGAGATCAGGTCCTGATCCTGATCGCGTACATTCGTCGGCTCCTCGCCCAGATTGTATTCCGAGTCCGATTCTAGCAGATCTTGCGTCGGTTGTCCGCCCGATTGCTCCTTGTCGAGCTGTTGGGCCAGTGCCAGGGGGTCAGGTTTCTCGAGACTGTACGGGAAGTTGAGTTTACCGTTCGGGTTGGGTTTCCGGTGTTTGGCCGTTAAGATTGGTTCCTGTTCAAAGTGTGAGGCGATCGAAAACGGCGTGTTCTGGTACTCCGTACCGGGGCTGATCGGTTTCGATGGAGGTTGCTCTCCGCGATGGCCAACCACGATCGGATCGCCGTTCGGTTTGCTATCCAGCCGGACGGGTGTACTCTTCACCGGGTAGACTACATACACTGGCCGGTCCTTGTGGCCCGTCTCGTGGGTTTGCGATTGGGGCGATCCGGCTACGACGGTGCTTGCCTCACCGAGCGAATCTTGCACCGAGGGAGCACCGTGGGACGATGCCTGCTTCTTGGACTGTAGCATCTGCAGCGTCACCACGGGTTCCAGTTTAggtcgctgctgctgatcatCCCTCAAGATGTTGCGCAAGATCTGGGGTGGATTCCGATGGAACTCGCTGTCCTCCAGCGGTTCGTTCGGCTTTTCCGCGGAAGTAACGGCCGGTGGAATAATGTTGGACGAGCTTCCCGACACTGGAGcacctgctgctggtggtggtggtggcggtggaggcTGTAGCCGGGGCGGTTGAATGTTGTACACGCGATCCTTAATCAtggtcggcggcggcggtggcggcggtagTCGATAGTAACGACGGTTCTCCAGCTCGGCCGATGCCGGATGCATCTGCGGGCGACTCGGGGAAGGGCTTAGGCGCGTCATTAGCCGCGTCGGCACCGGAGTTCTGCGAATGGCCGCTGTGGATGGCGGCAACCCGCTGGGCACATTATAGCCGGCCGGTTTCCGTAGCGGGGGACCAGCTTTAACGAGCATTCCCGACGGTGGGCCGACACGGTACGTTCCCGGTTCCTTCATGTACGGTGGATGGCCTTGGGAAATCTTTGCATTCGGACGGAACTGGGGCAGAATGTTCGGCAGCGTGAGTGTCGGGCGGGAAGGCCGATCGCTTGAATACGTTGGAGGTCGGCGCTGAATCTCGCTGTAGCGGAAGGGTGGCCCTTGGGCGGGTATTGGTGGGCGCGGTCGTTGCTTAATCAGATCGGGACGCTCCGGGCCGGATGGAGGTGTCAGCTGTTCGGGCAGATCCGCTGGATAGTTCGGGTTGGGCGCGATGGACAGCTCGTTCCGGTTGAGCGTTTCACTGGAGGGCGAGGACGAGTCGAACACGATGCGGTTCGAAACCTCGTGCAGCGTGCTGGCAATGTCTTGGTTCGGTGGGAACACCACCATCTGGTCGCTGCGCACCGGCGCCGAGTGTCCGTTCGGGGGCAAAACTTCCGACTTGTGCGTGCCGCTGATGATGGGCGCATTATCGTACTTGTCGTCTGACTCGCTCGGGAACCGTACGCTCGTCGTCTTGATGATGTCTTGCGGCTTCACTTGCACCTGTACGGACGCGCCGACGTTGGTTTGGTCGTGCGGTTCGTCCAGCACCTGGCCCATCTGGTAGGACGGACGGCCAGCGCTCAGTGCAGCGGCCGAGGCCGAATCTTGCGATACCGAGCCCACAAAGTGGCCACCAACACCTTCCGCGTGGGACGACGACCCAATGCTGCTGCCGACGGACTGCTGCGAGCCCAGCACGAACGTGGCGGAGTGCTGGTTCGGGCTAATCACGACATTGTTCATGCTCGGCACTGCTCCATACTTGACCACGTTtagctgcggctgctgcacTTCGTACTTGACGTACTGGCCGCCCACCACATCCATCGCCGGTGGTTGGGGACGATGTCCGTTCGATTGGTGTACCGGATATTGCCCGtattgttgctggtgctgctgttcatATTGCTGTTGctcatactgctgctgctgctgctgctgctgctgggtctGCACGAACGACGGTCTAGTTGGTGGTGCCTGCGGCTGTGGATGTACCTCGTATCGCACGTACTGATCGGACAGATCGATCGACTGCTCGATGCGGGGACCACTTGACCCAATGGTTACCGATCCGACCGAACCCTCATTCAACAGCACAATCGAAGGCGGCGTCGTCGGAAAAGCTTGCTCCTCGAGCGGCTGCTCTTCCACCTCCTCGACACGATTGTTCTCCGCCTGCTGCGATTCAATGCGCTTCTTCTGCTCGAGCGTGCTGAAGATGTCGGACAGTGACATCACGGCCGGGTTCTTCGGCAGATCGATCTTGGTGTTCGAGCCGCTGGCGGCCGTTTCCCGGTCCGGCCCGATTTCTTCGGCCTGGGATGGCATCGGTCGGAACGGTGCCGGTCGCGAGCCTTCATACTTCAGCGCTGGCATGGTAAACTTGATCTTTGGCTGCTCGTCCGCATCGTCCACGAAGCGCACGGGATTGGCAGGAGCGGTCGAGGCCGTTACGGCGACGGTACTCTCCGTGCTGGTCGTCGTCTGGAAGGATGTCGTGGGCCAGTGCGGCCGACCAGCCGGTGAGTAGTAGGTGGAGGATCTCATCGGAGTGGAAGGGGCGCGTTCGGTAGTGGTCGTGGTCGGTCCGGGCAGGGCCAGCGTCGACGGCAGGAAGAACTTCTTGCGCGTCTGCTCGGACGTCTCCAGGTATTTGTTCTTGATCGTGCTCTTGTACGGGTAGCGCGTGAAGAGCTGCTTCTGCGAGTTGGCCGTCGTTCGTGGCGcttccgtcgtcgtcgtggtcggaGCTGGTGTGGTCGTCGTTGTTGTGGTCGTAGTGGTTGTCGTGGTCGTCGGTGTCGTGATCGGCCGTCCCGACGTGGCGGGGTAGGTGTAATACGCGTTCGCGTTGCCCTGTCCCACTCCCGGTGCGCGATTGTAGCTTCCTGCCGTATACTGGGGCCTGCTGTAGAAGTACTTGGTCGAGGCCGCCGGGGTCGCGGTCGTGCTGCTAGCGGCGGTTGTCGTTGGTGCTGCGGTTGCCGATGTGGCCGCTACGATGTGCGTGTTCCCATGCTCGCGGTGGTTCGAGCCCTTGTTGATGCCCTGATACTTGAGGTTCGAGTACGAGCTCGATATCGAGACGAAGTTTTCCGGCGAGTACATTTTGGGCAGATTGAGAAAGTCGTGAAAGTTGGGCGTCGATTGATGGATGATCACGTCCTTCTTCTCGCTGATGTAGCTATCTTTGATCGGTTCGTACGGCTTGCCGTCCCCGAGGTCAAGCTGATTGCCCGTCTTCTTGTGCAGGAAGTCGATCGCCCCCGTCGAAGGGTCACGATCGACCAGGAACGGTTTGCCATCGTTGAACACGTCGGAGGGCAGCAGAACCGACCCCGGCAGCAGGTCCTCGTCCACGTTCGATTCTTCCGCGATCAGATCCTCGAAGTCATC comes from the Anopheles coluzzii chromosome 2, AcolN3, whole genome shotgun sequence genome and includes:
- the LOC120950165 gene encoding uncharacterized protein LOC120950165, translating into MRKRIQMLPLGVTLGAALLLLSTASAYTFDDDFEDLIAEESNVDEDLLPGSVLLPSDVFNDGKPFLVDRDPSTGAIDFLHKKTGNQLDLGDGKPYEPIKDSYISEKKDVIIHQSTPNFHDFLNLPKMYSPENFVSISSSYSNLKYQGINKGSNHREHGNTHIVAATSATAAPTTTAASSTTATPAASTKYFYSRPQYTAGSYNRAPGVGQGNANAYYTYPATSGRPITTPTTTTTTTTTTTTTTPAPTTTTTEAPRTTANSQKQLFTRYPYKSTIKNKYLETSEQTRKKFFLPSTLALPGPTTTTTERAPSTPMRSSTYYSPAGRPHWPTTSFQTTTSTESTVAVTASTAPANPVRFVDDADEQPKIKFTMPALKYEGSRPAPFRPMPSQAEEIGPDRETAASGSNTKIDLPKNPAVMSLSDIFSTLEQKKRIESQQAENNRVEEVEEQPLEEQAFPTTPPSIVLLNEGSVGSVTIGSSGPRIEQSIDLSDQYVRYEVHPQPQAPPTRPSFVQTQQQQQQQQQYEQQQYEQQHQQQYGQYPVHQSNGHRPQPPAMDVVGGQYVKYEVQQPQLNVVKYGAVPSMNNVVISPNQHSATFVLGSQQSVGSSIGSSSHAEGVGGHFVGSVSQDSASAAALSAGRPSYQMGQVLDEPHDQTNVGASVQVQVKPQDIIKTTSVRFPSESDDKYDNAPIISGTHKSEVLPPNGHSAPVRSDQMVVFPPNQDIASTLHEVSNRIVFDSSSPSSETLNRNELSIAPNPNYPADLPEQLTPPSGPERPDLIKQRPRPPIPAQGPPFRYSEIQRRPPTYSSDRPSRPTLTLPNILPQFRPNAKISQGHPPYMKEPGTYRVGPPSGMLVKAGPPLRKPAGYNVPSGLPPSTAAIRRTPVPTRLMTRLSPSPSRPQMHPASAELENRRYYRLPPPPPPPTMIKDRVYNIQPPRLQPPPPPPPPAAGAPVSGSSSNIIPPAVTSAEKPNEPLEDSEFHRNPPQILRNILRDDQQQRPKLEPVVTLQMLQSKKQASSHGAPSVQDSLGEASTVVAGSPQSQTHETGHKDRPVYVVYPVKSTPVRLDSKPNGDPIVVGHRGEQPPSKPISPGTEYQNTPFSIASHFEQEPILTAKHRKPNPNGKLNFPYSLEKPDPLALAQQLDKEQSGGQPTQDLLESDSEYNLGEEPTNVRDQDQDLISSKLQRFQTDSTPIAIAYTPTESSVVGGSNMRYSKPVGGYGSAASNYYYSPYGETQTEVSYLKIDDVDEFGNPSRRYEQSFQAPFQASMSLDPVKVTNPYEGWAVVTSSPQALKLQQQQQQPQAVHKPDLSPIRPHNSPNSIDRSDIGDTTSTGTGDDSADRPAASAPVTTSSTANFDQNSFQPELQGGFRPIYGADIKLSEQLNPDPQRSKGGDLFAEDSESEANKLQPNATTTKLQPVESKPKIVKKEEPDSGMDLDLEAFFDQFTKDYDDGDTGLDDVTMSEETTNEALPASGEGQYRSASEGRSSKDSTADAGVSSASESPVTKAETVDEPVTKAT